In Zingiber officinale cultivar Zhangliang chromosome 3B, Zo_v1.1, whole genome shotgun sequence, a single window of DNA contains:
- the LOC122056437 gene encoding F-box/LRR-repeat protein At4g29420-like produces MGLEDFPSPILVDILSRVGDSTDLARCRLTCRTLRSLSYEARSIRLFCSRERALRSSVPGTVDLHPAFKSVVCNLASLLSSVHSPLSLSLAAERPDCVPAGEIDDGDELYFTDSPFLSRWIPLISARLQSLSIHDYWLQSCWRPSRALPLISIFCSELLNLEIRNAWLSVKELMPMQTLTSLNLNYIRLDDENLEKVNECFPSLQVLNLIDVGGLKEPKIQLLQLRTFTWTVSNFVVSLTVDAPKLVELKLTCVEPKAVHLQTPLLLNLDITIKKVEVIKVDKLHNLRVLRVESSQLGNLSQVFAESRTIKRLEMELYDPACVINTEQCSVSLSDTFPDIEELTIGEKAWFLLPQIVRIKGELVSLKKLVVHESTTELDGAIISSKLSILAHSHVCQVVMVIPATAPIEGRVCAISKCINDFPNIRWEYVTKEIK; encoded by the exons ATGGGGTTGGAAGATTTCCCATCTCCGATCTTGGTGGATATACTGAGTCGGGTGGGCGATTCCACTGATTTGGCCAGGTGCCGCCTCACCTGCCGAACCCTCCGCTCCCTCTCGTACGAAGCCCGATCCATCCGCCTCTTCTGCTCTCGCGAACGTGCCCTCCGCTCCAGTGTCCCAGGCACCGTTGACCTCCATCCAGCATTCAAGTCGGTGGTATGCAACCTTGCTTCTCTCCTTTCTTCCGTCCACAGCCCGCTCTCACTCTCCCTCGCCGCCGAGCGGCCCGACTGCGTCCCAGCGGGCGAGATCGACGACGGCGACGAACTCTATTTCACGGATTCTCCCTTCCTCAGTCGATGGATTCCTCTTATTTCCGCTCGCCTCCAATCCCTTTCCATTCACGATTATTGGCTTCAGTCTTGCTGGCGTCCCTCTCGGGCGTTGCCTCTGATCTCGATCTTTT GCTCTGAGCTTCTTAACTTGGAGATCAGAAATGCCTGGCTGTCGGTCAAGGAGCTCATGCCAATGCAAACGTTGACTTCACTAAACCTCAACTACATAAGACTAGATGATGAAAATCTTGAAAAGGTGAATGAGTGTTTCCCATCTCTCCAAGTTCTTAATTTGATTGACGTAGGAGGGCTCAAGGAACCCAAGATTCAACTTCTGCAACTAAGGACCTTTACCTGGACTGTTTCCAACTTTGTGGTATCTCTAACAGTGGATGCACCCAAATTGGTTGAGCTGAAACTTACGTGTGTTGAACCAAAGGCTGTTCATCTTCAGACTCCTTTACTGCTTAATCTTGATATTACCATTAAAAAGGTTGAAGTGATCAAAGTGGATAAGCTTCATAATTTGAGAGTTCTCAGGGTAGAATCCTCACAGCTAGGCAACTTATCACAAGTGTTTGCAGAGAGCAGAACCATTAAGCGGCTAGAGATGGAACTGTATGATCCTGCCTGTGTTATTAATACCGAACAGTGTTCTGTCAGTCTATCAGATACATTCCCTGACATAGAAGAATTAACCATAGGAGAAAAGGCCTGGTTCCTCCTCCCACAAATTGTCAGGATCAAAGGTGAACTTGTAAGCTTGAAGAAATTGGTGGTACATGAATCAACCACCGAATTGGATGGGGCAATTATATCCTCAAAGTTGTCTATACTGGCACACTCCCATGTTTGTCAAGTTGTGATGGTTATTCCAGCTACTGCTCCCATTGAAGGTAGAGTATGTGCCATTTCCAAATGCATCAATGATTTTCCAAACATAAGGTGGGAATATGTTACGAAGGAAATTAAGTGA